CTGGTCGACGATGATCTCCTGGGCGATCCGGCGAAGCTGCTCGTTCTTGCCGTAGCGCAATTGAATGACCGCCATGTCGATGGCGCCCTGATGGTGCGGGATCATCATCGCAACGAAATCGCGATCCACGTCGCCGCTCGGCTTTGCCGCCATGTCGTTCATCATCTTCGTCATCGCGGCGTCATTCTCTTTCAGGAACGCGCTCTCTTCGGCGGACAGCGCAGCCGGAGCGTGCGCGGGATGAGTCTCATGAGCGAATGCCGGCGACGGCATCGCGGCTGCGATCAGGACTTGCGCGCCAAATATCGCCGCGACAGGACAGCGAAATCGAGAACCGGCGGCTGGCGCTGCAGTGAGGTGACGGAACGGTGAGCGGCGCATGCTGAACTCCCCATGCAGGTGGTTGCATGGGGGTGTGACGTCGGCGCTCGCGTTCTATTCCTCACCGGTCATCGGCATTCCGCTTGCCGGAATGTCCGTGGTTCGGAAAAGCCAGTCGAAACAATGACAAAGCGCTATCGCACGACGTGATCACATAAACGTTAGCGCAGCCGGCTGGCTTGGTTGAATTGCCTGCCCACAGCGCGTCAAAGAAGCGAGCCAACGCGCTTATGGCGGCGCCAGAATTGCTATTTTTTTGCTCTCGCGGTTGTCTTCGCCGGCCTTTTCTTTGCGGCGGCCTTCGCGGCCGCCTTCTTCACCGGCGCCTTCTTCGCGGCCGCCTTCTTCCACAATTCCTTGCTCGCAAGCCGCGCGCCTTCGGCCAGCGCCTCGAACTTTGCCCAGACGATGCTCGGGTGCACCTCCTTGCTGCCCGCGAAGGTCGCGAAGCCGCAATCGGAGCCCGCTATCACGCGCTCGCGGCCGACGAGGCTCGCGTAACGCATGATGCGCTCAGCGACGAGCTCGGGATGCTCGACCAGGACGGTCGAATGGCTGATCACGCCTGGGATCAGCACCTTGTCCTTCGGCAGCTTCGCGTTGCCCCAGACCTTCCATTCGTGCTCGTGCCGCGGGTTCGCGGCCTCGAACGAATAGGCGCCGGCGTTGATCTTCATGATGATGTCGATGAGGTGTTTGACCTCCATGT
The Rhodoplanes sp. Z2-YC6860 genome window above contains:
- a CDS encoding DUF305 domain-containing protein; the protein is MPSPAFAHETHPAHAPAALSAEESAFLKENDAAMTKMMNDMAAKPSGDVDRDFVAMMIPHHQGAIDMAVIQLRYGKNEQLRRIAQEIIVDQMQEIAAMKLAIGQPATDTTPVPTQPQPGPATTDHHHSGMQMHMPAKQ